The following coding sequences are from one Panicum hallii strain FIL2 chromosome 5, PHallii_v3.1, whole genome shotgun sequence window:
- the LOC112892494 gene encoding formin-like protein 18, protein MEEQSGAAPPPPQHRPPPRQQTPPPPPPGQRPATPPPPSEIRPPSPTPPPGGSKAGDGPQRWYGRPQSSNAPAGGSDPQPASGPSAPTPAGPPPEAAPEASGPLGPELDASTPPRPEAAPQEEATKAAAAMEAAAEGAAATAEAAAPEAAEMAAPEVAEEAEEAAPGVTEVGCSVSPPAGEEEPEVVLGRRLLPSTAELEAERHRLSDWEVRLGDRINSVSARYTEERAQLVHGREFLQEELEQTRVREAAALQREKAARRRETEALEGLIAVEEMKQVVADRERTARELAAQARKASAAVEPEKAALADLAAAVAKREEGLAAREAGEATRLQELQKREEAVEEKLAAGTRRHQEWEAALREREAEVKELLAERGASPDRLARWVGAVNPLLEALGANPVWVPEALSPLGAALQLLDSTARRLQDVEAGIQDLLETEGRAVARGVAEWTGSFNLSWGPVGPHAA, encoded by the exons ATGGAGGAGCAGAGCGGAGCTGCACCACCTCCACCTCAACACCGGCCTCCGCCGAGACAACAGACtcccccgccaccaccaccagggcAGCGGCCAGCGACACCACCGCCACCGTCCGAGATCAGACCACCGtccccaacgccgccgccaggaggcTCAAAGGCCGGGGACGGCCCCCagag GTGGTACGGCAGGCCGCAATCTTCAAATGCTCCAGCTGGGGGATCCGACCCCCAGCCAGCGTCGGGACCTTCGGCACCGACCCCAGCAGGTCCCCCGCCCGAAGCAGCTCCAGAAGCTTCCGGACCCTTAGGCCCGGAGCTGGATGCCTCCACCCCGCCACGACCTGAAgctgccccccaggaggaggccacCAAGGCCGCTGCTGCTATGGAGGCAGCGGCTGAGGGGGCCGCTGCCACGGCGGAGGCTGCAGCGCCGGAGGCAGCAGAGATGGCGGCTCCGGAGGTAGCGGaagaggcggaggaggcggcacCAGGGGTCACCGAAGTTGGCTGCAGCGTCTCCCCACCGGCAggggaggaggaaccggaggtggtgctagGGAGACGCCTCCTCCCAAGCACCGCGGAG ctggaggcagaACGCCACcgactctccgactgggaggttcGCCTGGGTGACCGCATCAACTCCGTCTCTGCCCGCTACACCGAGGAGCGCGCCCAGCTCGTGCATGGGCGCGAGTTTctgcaggaggagctggagcaaaCCCGCGTccgagaggcggcggcgctccagCGGGAGAAAGCGGCCAGGCGGCGGGAAACGGAAGCCCTTGAGGGGCTGATCGCCGTGGAGGAGATGAAGCAGGTGGTGGCAGACAGGGAGCGgaccgcccgggagctggcagCACAGGCTAGGAAGGCGTCTGCGGCGGTCGAGCCGGAAAAGGCCGCCCTTGCGGAtctggcggcggcggtagcAAAGAGAGAAGAGGGGCTTGCCGCCCGAGAAGCAGGGGAGGCGACCCGGCTCCAAGAGCTCCAGAAGCgagaagaggccgtggaggagaaACTGGCCGCCGGGACCCGAAGGCACCAGGAGTGGGAGGCAGCCCTTCGGGAGAGGGAGGCCGAGGTGAAGGAACTCCTGGCGGAGCGGGGCGCCAGCCCGGACCGGCTAGCAAGATGGGTCggcgcggtgaaccctctgctggAAGCACTCGGAGCCAACCCCGTCTGGGTACCGGAGGCTCTTTCACCACTCGGCGCCGCACTCCAGCTGTTGGACTCCACCGCCAGACGGCTACAGGACGTGGAGGCCGGcatacaggacctcctggagacagagggACGAGCAGttgctcggggggtggcaga